A window from Hyla sarda isolate aHylSar1 unplaced genomic scaffold, aHylSar1.hap1 scaffold_88, whole genome shotgun sequence encodes these proteins:
- the LOC130348345 gene encoding histone H2B 1.1, with product MPDPAKSAPAPKKGSKKAVTKTQKKDGKKRRKTRKESYAIYVYKVLKQVHPDTGISSKAMGIMNSFVNDIFERIAGEASRLAHYNKRSTITSREIQTAVRLLLPGELAKHAVSEGTKAVTKYTSAK from the coding sequence ATGCCTGATCCCGCCAAGTCTGCCCCAGCGCCCAAGAAAGGCTccaagaaagccgtgaccaagacTCAGAAGAAGGATGGTAAGAAGcggaggaagaccaggaaggaaaGCTATGCCATCTACGTGTACAAGGTGCTCAAGCAGGTCCACCCTGACACCGGCATATCCTCCAAGGCCATGGGCATCATGAACTCctttgtcaacgatatcttcgagcgcatcgcaggggaagcctcccgcctggctcactacaacaagcgctccaccatcacctcccgggagatccagaccgccgtgcgcctgctgctgcctggagagctggccaagcacgccgtgtccgagggcaccaaggcagtcaccaagtacaccagcgccaagtaa
- the LOC130348376 gene encoding histone H2A type 1, translating into MSGRGKQGGKVRAKAKTRSSRAGLQFPVGRVHRLLRKGNYAERVGAGAPVYLAAVLEYLTAEILELAGNAARDNKKTRIIPRHLQLAVRNDEELNKLLGGVTIAQGGVLPNIQAVLLPKKTESSKAAKSK; encoded by the coding sequence ATGTCTGGACGTGGCAAACAAGGAGGGAAGGTTCGGGCTAAGGCAAAGACCCGCTCATCCCGGGCAGGACTCCAGTTCCCCGTCGGTCGTGTACACAGGCTTCTCCGCAAAGGGAACTACGCCGAGAGGGTGGGCGCCGGTGCTCCGGTCTACCTGGCCGCTGTGCTGGAGTATTTAACTGCTGAGATCCTGGAATTGGCCGGTAACGCCGCCCGGGACAACAAGAAGACCCGCAtcatcccccgtcacctgcagctggccgtgcgcaatgacgaggagcTGAACAAGCTGCTGGGTGGGGTGACCATCGCCCAGGGAGGCGTCCTGCCCAATATCCAGGCCGTGCTGCTGCCCAAGAAGACCGAGAGCAGCAAAGCGGCCAAGAGCAAGTGA
- the LOC130348335 gene encoding histone H1B-like, with protein MAETAPAAAPPAEPAAKSKKQPKKSAAGAAKKSHKPSGPSVSELLVKAVSASKERSGVSLAALKKALAAGGYDVDKNNSRLKLAIKGLVTKGTLLQVKGSGASGSFKINKNQQETKDKAAKKKPAAAAKRPAAAKKATKSPRKPKKAPSAAKSPKKAKKPAAAKSPKKAKKPAAAKSPKKPKAAPKKVAKSPAKKAAKPKAAKSPAKKVTKAKKSAAKK; from the coding sequence ATGGCAGAAACCGCACCAGCCGCTGCTCCTCCCGCCGAACCGGCCGCAAAATCCAAGAAGCAGCCGAAGAAATCAGCCGCAGGGGCCGCCAAGAAAAGTCACAAACCCTCCGGTCCCAGCGTGTCCGAGCTGCTCGTTAAAGCCGTGTCCGCCTCTAAGGAGCGCAGTGGGGTGTCTCTGGCCGCCCTGAAGAAGGCTCTGGCTGCCGGAGGATACGATGTAGACAAGAACAACAGCCGCCTGAAGCTGGCCATCAAGGGGCTGGTGACCAAGGGAACCCTGCTCCAGGTGAAAGGCAGCGGCGCCTCCGGATCCTTCAAGATCAACAAGAACCAGCAGGAGACTAAGGACAAGGCGGCCAAGAAGAAGCCGGCGGCTGCGGCCAAGAGACCTGCAGCAGCTAAGAAAGCGACCAAATCCCCTAGGAAGCCAAAGAAGGCTCCGAGCGCGGCCAAGAGCCCGAAGAAAGCCAAGAAGCCTGCAGCGGCCAAGAGCCCGAAGAAAGCCAAGAAGCCTGCAGCGGCCAAGAGCCCCAAGAAGCCGAAGGCTGCTCCTAAGAAGGTGGCCAAGAGCCCGGCTAAGAAGGCGGCCAAACCCAAAGCTGCCAAGAGCCCGGCTAAGAAGGTGACTAAAGCCAAGAAGAGCGCGGCTAAGAAATAA